The following are encoded together in the Lathyrus oleraceus cultivar Zhongwan6 chromosome 3, CAAS_Psat_ZW6_1.0, whole genome shotgun sequence genome:
- the LOC127126617 gene encoding uncharacterized protein LOC127126617, protein MQGFPGESEHALSVVGPRPMEWSTVPYNAPRAPGANGKQRTSSLESPIMLLTGHQSAVYTMKFNPTGSVLASGSHDKEIFLWNVHGDCKNFMVLKGHKNAVLDLHWTSDGTQIVSASPDKTLRLWDTETGKQIKKMVEHLSYVNSCCPSRRGPPLVVSGSDDGTAKLWDMRQRGSIQTFPDKYQITAVSFSDASDKIYTGGIDNDVKIWDLRKGEVTMTLQGHQDMITSMQLSPDGSYLLTNGMDCKLCIWDMRPYAPQNRCVKILEGHQHNFEKTLLKCGWSPDGSKVTAGSSDRMVYIWDTTSRRILYKLPGHNGSVNESVFHPNEPIVGSCSSDKQIYLGEI, encoded by the coding sequence ATGCAAGGTTTTCCTGGAGAAAGTGAACATGCTCTGTCCGTTGTTGGTCCAAGGCCAATGGAGTGGTCTACTGTTCCATACAATGCTCCTCGGGCTCCTGGGGCAAATGGAAAACAGCGGACCTCAAGTTTGGAATCTCCTATCATGTTGCTGACTGGTCACCAGAGTGCCGTATATACCATGAAGTTCAATCCAACTGGATCTGTCCTTGCATCTGGATCTCACGACAAAGAAATTTTCCTTTGGAATGTGCATGGGGATTGCAAGAACTTTATGGTTCTAAAAGGTCATAAGAATGCTGTTTTAGATCTTCACTGGACTTCAGATGGGACACAGATAGTCTCTGCCAGCCCTGATAAAACCCTGCGGTTATGGGATACAGAAACAGGAAAACAAATAAAAAAGATGGTAGAGCATCTCTCATATGTCAATAGTTGCTGTCCTTCCCGGAGGGGGCCTCCTCTTGTTGTCAGTGGCTCTGATGACGGAACAGCAAAATTATGGGACATGCGTCAAAGGGGTTCCATCCAAACATTCCCTGATAAATACCAAATCACTGCTGTCAGTTTCTCTGATGCCTCAGATAAGATCTACACTGGTGGTATTGATAATGATGTTAAGATATGGGACTTACGTAAAGGTGAGGTTACCATGACACTTCAAGGTCATCAAGATATGATTACGAGCATGCAATTGAGCCCAGATGGTTCCTACCTTCTTACAAATGGCATGGATTGCAAGCTATGCATTTGGGATATGCGTCCGTATGCTCCACAAAATCGATGTGTGAAGATTTTAGAAGGCCATCAACACAACTTTGAGAAGACTTTGTTGAAATGTGGTTGGTCACCTGATGGAAGCAAGGTCACAGCTGGGAGTTCTGATCGAATGGTTTACATCTGGGATACCACTTCTCGAAGAATATTGTATAAGCTTCCTGGACACAATGGATCTGTTAATGAGTCTGTTTTCCATCCCAATGAACCTATTGTTGGATCTTGTAGTAGTGACAAGCAGATTTATCTTGGGGAGATATGA